The following proteins are co-located in the Ictalurus punctatus breed USDA103 chromosome 14, Coco_2.0, whole genome shotgun sequence genome:
- the scaf11 gene encoding protein SCAF11 produces MPTCPRQGVQSVEDVSEDEESQLCPICLNPPRPVERAVPDTCNHVYCLSCILRWAQMLQICPVDRRPFSAICTQDPFLGYVEIPVKPSNTCVCDSQDVEGLESLSGKGKTKTDGKEERASTERTCRICDLGSSALKKVEGETCRSQLLTRHSDHGLPAQQGETLGILAQVITETAVIPEDETLDEEWRVCWRNPTEHHGLSVPIPPPSTRIPSILSRQCPRAVLQHPVTRSSPCSPGSGFPVLYGKVCAVTCPKGEGRKGKRGSGSKRSVKQAENHTRRSSRTSKSGNEDTVSGQSPQSGSGSSSPGGSASNDVPASTSKQRLASKQKPTTKRKGGRKKGGTWQAAVENEELGEEDEQTSQEEPDGDTEELKVAGTREETEEDQSSCQGDADEGSDSVDQDGEEQKRNVESPVETENISPQCDEEGENSVKPKDNQTSSQEDHSSQDTSESEQAACLENDLHQSSAPSAEQVMLEGPSNAPESLLSNSNLTTATVSSSEGTEDNPESEAEVEPVECGNVASEACQLPVPDKISPLDTAGDCLQTQDTSVTTDPKLEVSLDISSQQDNTESIPMDCDSPASEHTSLAAEMVLEINSAVAEPQILSADQILIQDREQKIEVRDKCELSKDQTPSDRRDGRQRKSRFHSPTTTWSPKSEARNERSQRSRSRDRSRNAGSPHRSRGREHDEERGGFRRNRSRERRSRRRSRSRSRSRSRSRSRSRSRSRNRPNQRGMSSERGDQRAQSPRKRDSWGGDGRRSGRPFVNSNRRSNPDRPFPPREFSSSGNGSLYPQEMSPERGQSENPHWIKERSWVNTDGRERDQHPEENSGDTPTDHWSRGGWGSEQGRPAGRGWAGQRSYGQYGESADNWRQRSSFSGTTNNTGSDSYSQFNENRPGGKRKESETCDTLLDRSGWSAASSWAVRRTLPADVQNYYSRRERGPGPGGSIWNKQEDEQPAAGVSKQTDLPQSEPNTHIPNEAVPAPPSVLPHQINVLGVLRYPVSSMGPRGPSVTVQPAPFAIPTQIPVHLHPSVPPLQMHTMAVQGLPPPPPPPPPVQQGSLTILSTDPLPQVITGVPGKGPVKASPNKAAHHTNMAQPSSTTQPSSHSRVHADSSKKEKKLQIQEKAITEVKAAIKPYYQKKDITKEEYKEIVRKAVEKVCHSKSGEVDASKVANLVKAYVDKYKHSRKNKTDKN; encoded by the exons ATGCCTACATGTCCCAGACAGG gtgTGCAGAGCGTAGAGGACGTGTCGGAGGATGAGGAAAGCCAGCTCTGTCCTATCTGCCTGAACCCCCCCAGGCCTGTAGAGCGCGCTGTTCCTGACACCTGCAACCACGTCTACTGTCTCAGCTGCATCCTGCGCTGGGCTCAG ATGCTGCAGATCTGTCCGGTGGACCGCAGACCTTTCAGCGCCATCTGTACACAGGACCCTTTTCTGGGATACGTCGAG ATTCCTGTAAAACCATCGAACACTTGCGTATGCGACTCTCAAGACGTCGAGGGGCTGGAAAGTTTGTCAGG GAAGGGAAAAACCAAAACAGACGGGAAGGAGGAAAGAGCCAGCACTGAACGGACATGTAGAATAT GCGATCTCGGTTCCTCTGCACTAAAAaag GTTGAAGGGGAGACGTGTCGCTCACAGCTGCTCACTCGGCACAGCGATCATGGACTTCCAGCCCAGCAGGGGGAGACACTCGGCATACTCGCCCAAGTCAT TACAGAGACGGCAGTGATCCCTGAGGATGAGACTCTGGACGAGGAGTGGAGAGTGTGCTGGAGAAATCCAACAGAGCACCATGGGCTGTCTGTTCCTATACCACCTCCTTCTACACGTATCCCAAG CATTCTGTCCAGGCAGTGCCCTCGTGCAGTTCTCCAGCACCCCGTAACGCGTTCCTCTCCATGTTCTCCGGGATCCGGGTTCCCTG TTCTTTACGGAAAGGTTTGTGCGGTCACGTGTCCCAAAGGCGAGGGGAGAAAAGGTAAAAGAGGATCGGGATCGAAGCGCTCTGTCAAACAGGCCGAGAATCATACAAGGCGCTCGTCCCGAACGAGCAAAAGCGGGAATGAGGATACTGTATCCGGACAGTCTCCTCAGTCTGGCTCCGGCTCGTCCTCTCCCGGCGGCAGTGCTTCGAACGATGTGCCCGCTTCTACAAGTAAGCAAAGGCTTGCTAGCAAACAGAAGCCTACCACGAAGAGGAAAGGAGGCAGGAAGAAAGGGGGCACCTGGCAAGCGGCGGTCGAAAACGAGGAACTCGGCGAGGAGGATGAACAGACGAGTCAAGAGGAACCCGACGGCGATACGGAGGAGTTGAAGGTGGCGGGGACGAGAGAGGAGACCGAAGAAGACCAGAGTTCCTGTCAAGGGGATGCAGATGAGGGTTCGGATTCTGTTGATCAGGATGGGGAGGAGCAAAAAAGGAACGTTGAGTCTCCAGTGGAGACTGAGAACATTTCACCTCAGTGTGATGAAGAAGGAGAGAACTCAGTCAAGCCAAAGGATAATCAGACATCATCTCAGGAGGATCATTCTTCACAGGACACATCCGAGAGTGAACAAGCGGCGTGTCTCGAAAATGATCTCCACCAGTCCTCTGCTCCATCTGCTGAGCAGGTGATGCTAGAGGGACCTAGCAACGCACCAGAGTCCTTATTGAGCAACAGTAATTTGACTACTGCAACCGTGAGCTCTTCAGAGGGAACGGAGGATAATCCAGAATCTGAAGCTGAAGTAGAGCCAGTTGAGTGTGGAAATGTAGCCAGTGAAGCATGTCAACTTCCTGTGCCTGACAAGATCTCCCCTCTCGATACAGCTGGAGACTGTTTACAAACTCAAGATACTTCAGTAACTACCGATCCAAAACTAGAGGTGTCTCTCGACATTAGCAGTCAGCAGGACAACACAGAGTCTATACCTATGGACTGTGACTCTCCTGCTTCAGAGCACACTTCCCTTGCTGCTGAGATGGTGCTGGAGATTAACAGTGCTGTTGCTGAACCCCAGATCTTATCTGCTGACCAAATCCTCATTCAGGACCGAGAGCAGAAGATCGAGGTACGGGATAAGTGCGAGCTCTCCAAGGACCAGACGCCTTCAGACAGGAGAGATGGTCGGCAACGCAAGTCTCGATTCCACTCGCCCACAACCACCTGGTCCCCTAAAAGTGAGGCCAGAAACGAAAGGTCACAGCGGTCACGTTCCAGGGACCGTAGTCGCAATGCTGGTTCACCACACAGAAGTCGAGGCCGTGAGCACGACGAGGAACGAGGTGGCTTCAGACGGAATCGCAGCAGAGAGAGACGGAGCAGGAGACGCTCTCGAAGCCGCTCCAGGTCTCGCTCCAGGTCTCGCTCCAGATCTCGCTCAAGATCCAGAAACAGGCCAAATCAGAGAGGCATGTCTTCAGAGCGCGGCGATCAACGGGCACAATCGCCACGGAAAAGAGACTCTTGGGGAGGGGACGGCCGGAGATCTGGACGTCCCTTCGTCAACTCCAACAGGAGGAGTAATCCAGATAGACCGTTTCCACCGAGGGAGTTCAGCTCTTCAGGTAACGGCAGTCTCTATCCTCAGGAGATGTCCCCAGAAAGAGGCCAGTCAGAAAACCCACACTGGATAAAGGAAAGGTCATGGGTTAATACCGATGGCAGGGAACGAGATCAGCACCCTGAGGAGAACTCTGGTGACACGCCCACAGACCATTGGTCTCGAGGGGGCTGGGGCTCTGAGCAAGGGCGTCCTGCTGGACGAGGTTGGGCCGGTCAGCGGTCCTACGGCCAGTATGGAGAGTCGGCAGATAACTGGCGGCAGCGCAGCTCTTTCTCAGGGACAACAAACAACACTGGGAGTGACTCCTACAGTCAGTTCAACGAGAACAGACCAGGAGGGAAGAGGAAAGAGTCCGAGACCTGTGATACACTTCTGGACCGGTCAGGATGGTCTGCTGCTTCCAGCTGGGCAGTTCGCCGAACCCTCCCTGCTGACGTACAGAACTACTACTCGCGAAGAGAGAGAGGACCTGGGCCAGGTGGCAGCATCTGGAACAAACAAGAGGACGAGCAGCCTGCAGCTGGAGTCTCCAAACAAACTG acctCCCACAGAGTGAGCCGAACACCCACATACCCAACGAAGCAGTACCTGCCCCTCCGAGTGTACTTCCTCACCAGATCAATGTGCTCGGAGTGCTGCGCTACCCAGTGAGTTCTATGGGCCCTCGCGGCCCTTCTGTGACGGTCCAACCAGCCCCGTTCGCCATTCCCACCCAGATACCGGTCCACCTGCACCCATCTGTCCCCCCTCTTCAGATGCACACAATGGCCGTACAGGGTCTGCCTCCGCCTCCTCCGCCGCCTCCTCCTGTTCAGCAGGGCAGCCTCACCATCCTGTCCACTGACCCTCTCCCTCAG GTGATTACAGGTGTGCCTGGAAAAGGTCCGGTGAAGGCATCGCCCAACAAGGCGGCTCATCATACCAACATGGCGCAGCCGTCTTCCACCACACAGCCCTCGTCTCACAGCAGGGTCCACGCAGACAGTTCCAAGAAGGAGAAG AAATTACAGATTCAGGAAAAAGCCATCACCGAGGTGAAAGCAGCCATTAAGCCATATTACCAAAAGAAGGATATCACCAAGGAGGAGTACAAAGAGATTGTACGCAAAGCTGTAGAAAAA GTCTGCCACAGCAAGAGCGGAGAAGTCGACGCCAGTAAAGTGGCGAACCTCGTCAAAGCGTACGTCGACAAGTACAAACACAGTCGCAAGAACAAAACGGACAAGAACTGA